A region of the Pseudarthrobacter sp. MM222 genome:
CTGGGCCACTTGCTTGCCGGCGTTGTTCACCAGGAGGTCCAGGCCCCCGAGCTCGCGCAGGGCAATCTCCACCAGCTCCCGGCACATCGCCGCATCCTTCAGGTCGCCGGGAGCCTTGACGGCCTTGCGGCCGGCCTTTTCGATCAGGTTGGCGATCCGGGCGGCGTCCTCTTCCTCCTCCGGCAGGTAGGAGAGTACGACGTCGGCCCCCTCACGGGCGAAGGCGATGGCCGTGGCGGCGCCGATGCCGGAGTCCGCGCCGGTGACGATGGCCTTGCGGCCCTCCAGCCGGCCGGTGCCGCGGTAGGTGTCTTCGCCGAGGTCCGCCTTGGGCGTCAGCTTCGCGTCCAGCCCGGGCTCCGGCTGGTGCTGCTTGGGAGGTTCGATGTGGTCGTACGCGGTTACCGGGTTCTTGAACGTGTACTGGTCAGTCATGGTGCTCCTCCGATGGTTGGTCTGCATACGGACGGCATGCTAAGCATGCTTATCTTCCAGCCTAGCGAGCGCGGCCGTAGTGGCGCAACGGACGCCTCCCAGCCGCCAACCGCGGGCGTTCGACACGCTAAACCACCGGGCTCTAGCAAGGTAACCAAAATGGAGTTACCTGGCCGTGTCCCTTCGCAGGCGGCCCCGCCTACGACCTCCGCGTCTCCCTCCAGAGCGCCGAACCCGAGATCTGGCTGCAGCTGCTGGTGCCGATGACCATCACAGTCACGGACACAGAGGTTTCGAGGCAGCGAGTCGGATTAGGGCGGAAGCGGGTTCCGGGCTTCCCCGGTGCTGCGCAGGAGAGTTCGTTCCGTCGACTATCCGGTGGGACGGTTCACGACATGCTGGCCGCGCCCCGACTCGAAGCGGTTTAGTTGTGAAGGGCCCTAGTGGTCATGCGGTAGGAGAAGATTCCTTCGAGTTGTCTGGGTTCAACCCAGACCTGGAAGCCTTGGGCGGCTTCGAAGAGTGTCCTGGTGGACTTCTCGTCTGATGCGATCCAGATCATGGAGGAGTCGGGCATCGCGTCGTCGACGATCCCCGTGCGGATGACTTCACCCTGTTTCTGGATTTCGACCGGGGCGCCGATGAGCCGCGCCCATTCGTGATGGCGGTATCTGGTCATCTTTCGTTCCTCGCGGTCGTAGTGGGCGATGCGGGTGGGGACCGGATGCGGTCCGGAGGGTGACCCTGCCGGTGGTGGCCCGCGGTGGCCCCTGGGGCTTATGCCACAGAGGCCACCGGTGTGTGTCTGTCGGTGACATGCCAGCTGGGAGTCGGGGAGGTGCTGATGGCGGCGGGGTTAGGCGATGAGCGCCGCTGGGTTTCCTAGTTGGTGCTTGCCATGGCCGGCGCTGCTTCATGTGCGGCGGAGTTCCGTATCCTCACCCGGAGATCTTCCTCGAATTTGTCGATGTCTGCGAGCCTGTTAAGGACGCTCTGGGCGCGTTCGATGGGTATGACGGCGACCCCGTCATCGTCGGCTGTGATGAGGTCGCCGGGGTTGACGACGGTGCCGCCGCAGGCCACCGGCACCGAGACGGCTCCCGGGCCGTACTTGGCTGGTCCTGCTGGCGAAACCCCGCGGGCCCAAACGGGCAGGCCCAGTTCCTTGATTGCCGCACGGTCGCGGGTCAGTCCGTCGATGATGACACCGGCGATGCCTTTGGCGAGGCAGATTTCGGCCAGGAGATCTCCGAATACGGCCCGTGTTGTTCCTCCGAGGGCGTTGATGACCAGCACATCACCGGCTTCGGCGTCGTCGAGGGCGCGGTGAATGGCCAGGTTGTCGCCCTCCCGGGTCAGCACGGTCAGTGCCGGACCCACACAGCGGGCATCGGCCCACTGTGATGCGATGCCTGTGTCCATGAGGTTGAGCCGGTCCATGGCATCACCGACATTGGCTGTGGGGTACCGCTTCAGGCCTTCAACAAACTCAGTGGCAGAGTTCGTGTGACGGGCGCCGACGGTGAGTG
Encoded here:
- a CDS encoding RraA family protein, which codes for MFIDAATTSLTVGARHTNSATEFVEGLKRYPTANVGDAMDRLNLMDTGIASQWADARCVGPALTVLTREGDNLAIHRALDDAEAGDVLVINALGGTTRAVFGDLLAEICLAKGIAGVIIDGLTRDRAAIKELGLPVWARGVSPAGPAKYGPGAVSVPVACGGTVVNPGDLITADDDGVAVIPIERAQSVLNRLADIDKFEEDLRVRIRNSAAHEAAPAMASTN